In Dermacentor andersoni chromosome 4, qqDerAnde1_hic_scaffold, whole genome shotgun sequence, the following proteins share a genomic window:
- the LOC126536955 gene encoding 2-oxoglutarate and iron-dependent oxygenase JMJD4-like: MYSECLSDRIERVKLQCASVSCCATSRKCDEENVFKVGYLSPDVSYREFFLQYALSNTPCILSPQHTSDWKSRHEWVDSSGRPKLEFLKSSFGSATVPVSDCSVKQYDSPSCSEMTFSEYVDYWQKLIDSGHDYCANPCLYLKDWHFTRDFPTYGPYTTPKYFSSDWLNEYWDLRTDVKDDFRFVYMGPKGSWTPLHTDVFKSFSWSANICGRKLWYLFPPREGQVNKGKKNKLPCNVNTLLEESLKDAAEAPNLPKQGKNVPYLKIIQSPGEIIFVPSNWYHQVHNLDDTISINHNFLNACNVKTVMINLMAALIDVQEEIAAFQDTDGFQEHCQAMLRAHFGMNVADFCAMLEAILRRRMEMFKMPPAQRGVAYLTKEALTYDVTAALFCHKEILEWPAPILETAHINKELMCHLRKDLEELAELDKNLEHSLDIVQPALVM, encoded by the exons ATGTACTCCGAATGCCTTAGTGATCGCATAGAGCGAGTGAAATTACAGTGTGCAAGTGTTTCGTGCTGTGCTACCTCTCGCAAATGTGACGAAGAAAACGTTTTTAAAGTAGGCTACCTCAGTCCAGACGTTTCCTACCGCGAATTTTTTCTGCAATATGCGTTGTCGAATACGCCGTGCATCCTTTCGCCGCAACACACTAGCGATTGGAAGAGTCGTCATGAATGGGTTGACAGCTCCGGCCGTCCGAAGCTTGAGTTCCTCAAGTCTTCGTTCG GATCAGCCACCGTACCCGTTTCTGACTGCAGCGTCAAGCAGTACGACTCCCCATCATGTTCTGAGATGACGTTTTCAGAGTATGTTGACTACTGGCAAAAGCTCATTGACTCTGGGCACGACTATTGTGCGAACCCGTGTCTGTACCTCAAAGACTGGCATTTCACCAG GGATTTTCCCACCTATGGCCCTTATACTACACCAAAATATTTCAGTTCTGACTGGCTTAATGAGTATTGGGACTTACGGACCGATGTAAAGGATGACTTTCGCTTTGTGTACATGGGACCCAAAGGATCATG GACGCCACTGCACACGGACGTGTTCAAGTCATTCAGTTGGTCTGCCAACATATGTGGGAGAAAGCTTTGGTACCTATTCCCACCACGTGAAGGTCAAGTCAACAAGGGAAAAAAGAACAAGCTGCCATGCAATGTCAATACTCTGCTGGAGGAGAGCCTCAAGGATGCTGCTGAGGCGCCAAACCTTCCGAAACAGGGAAAAAATGTACCATACTTGAAAATCATTCAAAGCCCTGGAGAGATTATATTTGTCCCGAGTAATTGGTACCATCAAGTTCACAACCTG GATGACACAATCTCAATCAACCATAACTTTCTTAATGCTTGCAATGTTAAGACTGTAATGATCAATCTGATGGCTGCATTAATTGACGTTCAAGAGGAAATAGCGGCTTTTCAAGACACTGATGGATTTCAGGAGCATTGTCAG GCTATGCTGAGAGCTCACTTTGGCATGAATGTGGCAGACTTTTGCGCGATGCTAGAAGCAATCTTGAGACGGAGAATGGAAATGTTTAAAATGCCTCCAGCACAACGAGGAGTTGCTTACCTGACCAAGGAAGCACTCACATATGACGTGACGGCTGCCTTGTTCTGCCACAAGGAAATACTGGAGTGGCCTGCTCCCATATTGGAAACAGCACATATCAATAAAGAACTTATGTGTCACCTTAGGAAGGACCTAGAAGAGCTGGCTGAGCTAGACAAAAACTTAGAACATTCGCTGGACATTGTGCAACCGGCCCTGGTGATGTAG